Genomic DNA from Neisseria lisongii:
AACATTTAAAAGCAGCGCTGGCGAAAGAAAAAGTCCGGCTGCAGATGCTGTTGGACGAGTATGCGATGGTTTCGTCCGAACGTCTGATTGCTTTTCTTGAGTGCGAAGTCAAAACTGTTGAAACGCATATTCATCAGTTGGTGAAACAGGATGAGCAGTTGAAACACAACCATCGTCTGTTGAGCAGTATTCCCGCCATCGGCAAAACCACAGCCTGTTGGCTGCTCGCCATACTGGGCGACGGCACTCGGTTTAAAAACGGAAGGGCTGCTGCGACCTATGCCGGACTGACCCCGATGGTCAGACAATCGGGAACGAGTGTAGATAAGCGGGTCGGTATCTCCCGTATCGGACAGAGTGATTTGAGGAAGATACTCTATATGCCGGCCGTGTCGTTTTGCTTTGGCAAATATAAGGACAGTATTTACAGCCCGTTTGTCCAACGCTTGCTGGAGCGTAATAAACTGGCGAAAAAAGCCGTGATTGTGGCTCTGATGCGTAAACTCGTGACCATTGCCCAATCTGTATTGAAGTACCAACAACCCTTTAACGAAGAACGCTATGCGAAAATGTGTCTGGATAAGGCTTGATTTGCTGGGGGGGTTATAGTATCTACAAAACAAGCCGTCTGAAAACTGCAGTTTTCAGACGGCTTTGGTTACTTCAATCTGTTATCAAATGCAACAGAGCGGCGGTTTAGTTTAAATGCCGCGCAGCAATTCGTTGACGCTGGTTTTGGCACGGGTTTGTGCGTCCACTCGTTTGACGATTACGGCGCAATACAGGCTGTGTGAGCCGTCGGCGCTCGGCATGCTGCCGGAGACGACAACCGAACCTGCCGGTACTCGGCCTTGGTAGATTTCGCCGGTGGTGCGGTCGAGGATTTTGGTTGATTGGCCGATAAATACGCCCATGGAAATCACTGAGCCTTCTTCGACAATCACGCCTTCTACGATTTCGGAACGGGCGCCGATAAAGCAGTTGTCTTCGATGATGGTCGGGCTGGCCTGCAGCGGCTCTAATACGCCGCCGATGCCCACGCCGCCGCTCAGGTGTACGTTTTTGCCGATTTGGGCGCACGAGCCGACAGTCGCCCAAGTATCGACCATGGCACCTTCGTCCACATATGCGCCGATATTGACATAAGATGGCATCAACACGACGTTTTTCGCCACAAAGCTGCCCCGGCGTGCCACTGCTCCCGGTACGGCACGGAAGCCGGCGGCTTTAAACTGTTCTTCAGACCAACCGGCAAATTTGGTCGGCACTTTGTCGAAATATTTATTGACACCGTCGTCCAATACTTCGTTGTCTTGAATGCGGAACGACAGCAACACGGCTTTTTTCGCCCATTCATTGACTTTCCATTCGCCCACGCCCAAGCGTTCTGCCACTCGCAGTTCGCCCGAATCGAGTTGGCGCAGGGTTTCCAATACGGCTTCTTTCACTTCCGGCGTTACGCTGCTCGGGGTGATGTCGGCACGGTTTTCAAATGCTGTTTCAATAATTTGCTGTAAAGACATAATCTTTTTCCTTAAAATGGCTGTTGAGCCGCCGTCAAGGCGGTATCCGGTAAATTCGCAATAGAGTGAATTCACTATATAACTGAAACGGTTATTGTTCATACCACGCATGGAAAATAACGGTTTCAGCGATACGGCGTTATTTTGCCATGTAAAGCAGCTCTCGTCAGCTATTAAATCGATGATCACACCCAAACCGCCGCTGTTTCTTTGCTATAATGCCGTCTGAAAATTGAATAAAAGCACACACCATGCAGATTGACTTTACCCGGCCGCTGTTGGCTGTCGATACCAGCACTTCCTGTCTCTCGCTCGCTCTGCGATCGGGCGGCGAAACGTTTCTGTATCATGCCGAAGCGGGCAATAAACAGTCCGAACAGATTCTGCCGCAAATCCAAATCCTGTTTGACGAAGCGGGCATCACCGCCGCCGATTTGGGGGCGGTGGTTTATGCACAAGGCCCCGGCGCATTTACCGGTCTGCGTATCGGTATCGGCGTGGCGCAAGGTTTGGCAACGCCGTTTGCTACGCCGCTGATCGGCATTCCGTGTCTGGACGCTGTCGCTTATCAATGCCCGCAGCGGCCCTGCGTGTTGGCGGCAACCGATGCCCGCATGGGCGAAGTGTTTTACGCATGGTTCGACACCGCCGCCCACCGCCGCCTGAGCGATTATCAGGTCGGCAAGGCGGAAGAAATCGCCCTGCCTGCCGCAGCGGTGTTTTCAGACGGCATCGGCAATGCTTTTGCCCTGCCCTCGCCGCCGCCGTTTGCCGGCAAACCCGATATGCCGACTGCCGCCGCTTATCTGGATTTGGCACAAAGCGGGCGTTATCCTGCGGTCGGTGCCGCCCATGCCGAATTGCTGTATGTGCGCAATAAAATCGCATTAACTGCCAAAGAACAGGCGGAACGGAAAAGCCGATGATTATCCGCCCCGCCGCCGCTGCCGACTGCCAAACGCTGGCGCAGATTGATGCCCGAGGCAATCCCTCGCCGTGGTCGGCGGCGCAGTTTCAAGCTGCGATTGAAAGCCGTTTCGACAGCGTAGCCGTTTGCGAATGCAGCGGCAAAATCGGCGGCTTTATCGTCTGGCAAAGCGTGTGCGGCGAATCCGAGCTGCACCTGATTGCGACTTCGCCCGAACACCGCCGCTGCGGCATTGCTTCGGCACTGCTGGCACACTGGTTTCAGACGGCCTCGGCGCAACATATCGAACGCCTGTTTTTAGAAGTCCGCCAAAGCAACGCCGCTGCGCAAAACCTCTACCGCAAACACGGTTTTCAGACGGCCGGTATCCGCAAAAATTATTACCCGCTGGCAAACGGCGGGCGGGAAGATGCCGTTTTAATGGAGAAATCATGTTAAGCAGCCGCTATCTGCACCTGCACGAGGCCTTGGGATTAGGTCCGATGTGGCTCAACCGCCAAGCCCGATTTGTGCCGTCTGCCGCAGACACCCCGCCGCCCCGCCACCCGAAACCTGCCGCTGCCGCCAAACCGGCAACCCGACCGACGCTGTCGGCGCTGGCTGCTTTGAACCAACGTTCGGAAAAAAATCCCCAAACCGCTGCGCCAAGCAGCGAACTGCCAACGCAAGCCGCTGCCACCCCCGAGTTGCCCGTATCCGCCGCCGGCATTATGCCGTCTGAAATCATGGTTATCAGCATCTGCCCCAGCACCGAAGACAGCGTTGCCGGCCAACTGTTCAGCGGTGCAGTCGGCGTATTGCTCGACAATATACTCGCCGCCATCGGTTTAACGCCGCAGCAGGCACACAAAACCTGCTGGATTAAGGCCGCACCCGCCGACAATACCATGCCTGATTTGCCGCAAATCGAAGCCGCTGCAGCGCAAATCGCTGCCGAATTGGCGCAGTCGCAAGCCCGTGCCGTGGTTTTTTTGGGTCAGTTTTTCCAAAAGCCGCAACAAGCCGCCGCCATGCAGCAGCTCTGCGGCGGCCTGCCGTATATCGTTATTCCCCACCCTGCACGACTGCTTCGCCAGCCGAGTTTAAAAGCCGACGCATGGCATGAGTTGAAAAAAATCAAAGCCTTGCTGCGCAACCACCGACCATGACCGATTCCACTCTGATAATGATTGCCGCCTGCGCCGCAGCCTTGCTGGTCGGCGCACTGACGGCATGGCTGGCCGCCAAGCAGTCGGCACAGTCGCAACAATTCGCCCTCAACTGCCGTCTTGCCGAATTAAACCAGCAATACCAAGCCATGCTGAACCAATACACGCAGGCGCAGGAAGCCTTGGATGACAGCCGCCGCCACGCCGCCGATTTGCAGGCCGACCTGCAGGATATCCACAGCCGCTTTGCCGCTGCGTGCCAACAAATCGAATATCTGCAGGAACAACACGCCGCCACAGGCCGTCTGAAAACCGAATATGACGCTTTGCAGCAGCACGCCCACGAATTAAGCCTGCACAACGAACACCTGCAAACCCTCATCACCCAAGAACGCCGAGCCGCCGATGAAAAACTGGCACTGCTTACCGAAGCCCGCCAAAGTTTCGGCCAAGAATTCCACTATCTCGCCCAAACCGTTTTAGAAGAGAAAAGCCGCCGCTTCAACGAACAAAGCCACGAACAGCTCGGCCGCCTGCTGACCCCGCTCAACGAGCGGCTGCACGGCTTCGGCGAACTGGTGCAGCAAACCTACGAAAAAGAAACCAAAGAACGCCTCACCCTCGAAAACGAACTCAAACGCCTGCAAACCCTCAACAACCGCCTGCACAACGATGCCCAAGCCCTCACCGCAGCCCTCACCGGCACACAAAACAAAACCCAAGGCACATGGGGCGAAATGATTTTAGAAACCGTATTGCAGCAATCCGGCCTGCGCCGGGGCTTAGAATACCAAGTGCAAACCTCCGCCACCCGCATCGAAGAAGACGGTAGCCGCCGCCGACTGCAACCCGATGTCGTCATCAATTTACCCGACAACAAAAAAATCATCATCGATGCCAAAGTATCGCTCACCGCCTACGTCCGCTACACGCAGGCCGCCGACAGCGACACCGCCCGCCAAGCCCTCAACGCCCACACCGCCAGCATCCGCAACCACATCAAAACCCTGTCCGAAAAAGACTACACCGACTTAGGCGGCATCGACACACTGGATTTCGTATTCATGTTTGTCCCCGTCGAACCCGCCTACCTCGCCGCCCTGCAACACGACGACAAACTGCTGCAGGAAGGCTTCGACAAACGCATCATGCTGGTCGGCCCCGGCACCCTGCTCGCCGCCCTGCGCACCGTCGCCCACCTCTGGCGCAGCGAACAGCAAAACCAAAACGCCGCCGCCATCGCCGAAGAAGGCGGGCGGCTCTACGACAAATTCGTCGGCTTCGTCCACACCCTCGAAACCGTCGGCAAATCCCTGCAACAGGCCGAACACCAATTTCAGACGGCCTACCGCCAACTCACCGAAGGCCGGGGCAACCTGATTGCCCGCACCGACAAACTGCGCCAACTCGGTGCCAAAACCACCAAACAGCTCGACCCGCAACTGCTCGACGGTGCAAATGTGCAGGAAGAAGAGCAGGATTGAAATTAAATATGGCGGCAGAAAATCTAGTAATGCAGGACAACTTATTAACTGCCAATTTTTTTACAGATAAATCAAACCCATGCGTAGCGTATGTACCATAGCACGCACGTATCCTTTCAGTTGCGATTTAATGCTGTCTAAAAAATCTAAATCCGTTTAATAATGGTTTGGGAGACAACAAATTGCTCTATAGTTAGAACACCGAATTTTCCATACAAAAGCAGGCGTAGATTGTGGTTAGCGAGGCACGAGCGTAATCCAACAATATCTTATGTTTCAAGGTTTTTTAAATTAATGTTGGGTCTCGACCCAACCTACGCCATGTTTAAAAATCGTATGGATTATTAAGTATATTTACTATACTGACACAACAATCCGTCCGCCATAGGGAAATCGAAAACAAAGGCCGTCTGAAAACCCGATTTTGGCTG
This window encodes:
- the dapD gene encoding 2,3,4,5-tetrahydropyridine-2,6-dicarboxylate N-succinyltransferase, with translation MSLQQIIETAFENRADITPSSVTPEVKEAVLETLRQLDSGELRVAERLGVGEWKVNEWAKKAVLLSFRIQDNEVLDDGVNKYFDKVPTKFAGWSEEQFKAAGFRAVPGAVARRGSFVAKNVVLMPSYVNIGAYVDEGAMVDTWATVGSCAQIGKNVHLSGGVGIGGVLEPLQASPTIIEDNCFIGARSEIVEGVIVEEGSVISMGVFIGQSTKILDRTTGEIYQGRVPAGSVVVSGSMPSADGSHSLYCAVIVKRVDAQTRAKTSVNELLRGI
- the rimI gene encoding ribosomal protein S18-alanine N-acetyltransferase, with amino-acid sequence MIIRPAAAADCQTLAQIDARGNPSPWSAAQFQAAIESRFDSVAVCECSGKIGGFIVWQSVCGESELHLIATSPEHRRCGIASALLAHWFQTASAQHIERLFLEVRQSNAAAQNLYRKHGFQTAGIRKNYYPLANGGREDAVLMEKSC
- a CDS encoding uracil-DNA glycosylase family protein — translated: MLSSRYLHLHEALGLGPMWLNRQARFVPSAADTPPPRHPKPAAAAKPATRPTLSALAALNQRSEKNPQTAAPSSELPTQAAATPELPVSAAGIMPSEIMVISICPSTEDSVAGQLFSGAVGVLLDNILAAIGLTPQQAHKTCWIKAAPADNTMPDLPQIEAAAAQIAAELAQSQARAVVFLGQFFQKPQQAAAMQQLCGGLPYIVIPHPARLLRQPSLKADAWHELKKIKALLRNHRP
- a CDS encoding IS110 family transposase; amino-acid sequence: MMDTPFYFIGIDIAKLKFDVAVKKSAKVYQHHQFENHPKGFAALSEWLNSFSDKPLYIVMEATNVYHERLCEYLYTAGHSVVVINPKCAANFAKGLNLRSKTDKADAKLLARLAESYVHEFDLWQPKGNNEKALLRQLRHLEHLKAALAKEKVRLQMLLDEYAMVSSERLIAFLECEVKTVETHIHQLVKQDEQLKHNHRLLSSIPAIGKTTACWLLAILGDGTRFKNGRAAATYAGLTPMVRQSGTSVDKRVGISRIGQSDLRKILYMPAVSFCFGKYKDSIYSPFVQRLLERNKLAKKAVIVALMRKLVTIAQSVLKYQQPFNEERYAKMCLDKA
- the rmuC gene encoding DNA recombination protein RmuC, producing MTDSTLIMIAACAAALLVGALTAWLAAKQSAQSQQFALNCRLAELNQQYQAMLNQYTQAQEALDDSRRHAADLQADLQDIHSRFAAACQQIEYLQEQHAATGRLKTEYDALQQHAHELSLHNEHLQTLITQERRAADEKLALLTEARQSFGQEFHYLAQTVLEEKSRRFNEQSHEQLGRLLTPLNERLHGFGELVQQTYEKETKERLTLENELKRLQTLNNRLHNDAQALTAALTGTQNKTQGTWGEMILETVLQQSGLRRGLEYQVQTSATRIEEDGSRRRLQPDVVINLPDNKKIIIDAKVSLTAYVRYTQAADSDTARQALNAHTASIRNHIKTLSEKDYTDLGGIDTLDFVFMFVPVEPAYLAALQHDDKLLQEGFDKRIMLVGPGTLLAALRTVAHLWRSEQQNQNAAAIAEEGGRLYDKFVGFVHTLETVGKSLQQAEHQFQTAYRQLTEGRGNLIARTDKLRQLGAKTTKQLDPQLLDGANVQEEEQD
- the tsaB gene encoding tRNA (adenosine(37)-N6)-threonylcarbamoyltransferase complex dimerization subunit type 1 TsaB, which gives rise to MQIDFTRPLLAVDTSTSCLSLALRSGGETFLYHAEAGNKQSEQILPQIQILFDEAGITAADLGAVVYAQGPGAFTGLRIGIGVAQGLATPFATPLIGIPCLDAVAYQCPQRPCVLAATDARMGEVFYAWFDTAAHRRLSDYQVGKAEEIALPAAAVFSDGIGNAFALPSPPPFAGKPDMPTAAAYLDLAQSGRYPAVGAAHAELLYVRNKIALTAKEQAERKSR